Proteins from one Triticum aestivum cultivar Chinese Spring chromosome 7A, IWGSC CS RefSeq v2.1, whole genome shotgun sequence genomic window:
- the LOC123148726 gene encoding uncharacterized protein — MRRRRWARAAALCLAIAVLLQLAAVHCAGASARTPAFSTRARGSAAQRWPSTPVHHAVPKPSPRAGARAVAFDATATSAAARCKSKVKTSAAWKRKPTAGGRDDAACDDDDKRRIPTGPNPLHNR; from the coding sequence atgaggaggcggcgctgggcgCGCGCCGCCGCCCTATGCCTCGCCATTGCCGTCCTGCTGCagctcgccgccgtccactgcgCGGGCGCCTCGGCCAGGACGCCGGCCTTCTCCACGCGCGCGCGCGGAAGCGCTGCGCAGAGGTGGCCCTCGACGCCCGTGCACCACGCCGTGCCCAAGCCCAGTCCAAGAGCCGGCGCCCGCGCGGTCGCCTTCGACGCCACCGCCACCTCCGCAGCCGCCCGGTGCAAGAGCAAGGTCAAGACCAGCGCGGCGTGGAAGCGGAAGCCGACCGCCGGCGGCCGCGACGACGCCGCGTGCGACGACGACGACAAGCGGCGCATCCCGACGGGCCCCAACCCTCTCCACAACAGGTGA
- the LOC123148724 gene encoding wall-associated receptor kinase 1, translating into MLVLLILAMLGMAEARASAVVRSFDGSTTQPLNRLIRRLDAGMGSSNLTLSCANRCGHLTFSYPFGIGAGCFRNPEFSLICNHTTNPPKLFLHDGSSTSTTQVVGDIYPSGMSVNFWGKHLQFSSFFVNFSKTIPMKSGLDAYNMSWTPGKTFSLLSTMSLSVIACDLDVYLVHKDLGNRELICKVSCPSIEIAEQVYRQDRHGPGSCSFTYSALTVRTLEFQFVPHKTSKIKTQSRLNILWDTIDITINILIIWSILDQTSCSRSMEDSNYACVSHHSECTVPLADKGYICRCISGYEGNPYISGGCSAVHEYNSRPLKVNCSRRCGNISVPFPFGIEEGCSARKTFKLNCSDTTPPVLWHNNGFVEVTYINVNEGLLGIKYELSVGDESFNIMLQSSEADEPNLYVNPLESASVQWAVANLTCQEAEKNTSGYACVSVHSFCLGVISSMEGYVGYRCACLRGFEGNPYIPDGCEDIDECKRTPGLCKGNCRNTIGNYTCTKCPDHTEYDITKMQCTPVRKQNFYLGIVIGLSSGLGMLLFGLTTIFLVQRWKRDVQKKLRRKYFRRNNGLLLEQLISGDENASERKNIFSFEELKRATNNFDPARILGRGGHGTVYKGILSNQHVIEISDFINEVAILSQINHRNIVKLFGCCLETEVPLLVYDFIPNGSLFESLHHDSSNMVSLTWNDCLRIASEAAGALCYLHSAASISIFHRDVKSSNILLDTNNAAKVSDFGASRIVPIDQTHVATNVQGTFGYFDPEYYQTGQLNEKSDVYSFGVVLLELLIRKKPVFTAESGMDESLCNYFLLEIRSRQPKEIVAAQVLEEASEEEINGVASLAEKCLRLKGEERPTMKEVETTLQQLRMNRTNSSQVYPAVEYEMQGHQSMAMNLAGRTYNVTSQRSQNACYSLEQEFLASASLPR; encoded by the exons ATGCTTGTTTTGCTCATACTTGCCATGCTAGGGATGGCTGAAGCACGAGCATCGGCAGTTGTGAGAAGCTTTGATGGGAGCACCACCCAGCCTCTGAACCGCCTGATCCGTCGGTTGGACGCCGGCATGGGTTCTTCAAATTTGACTCTCAGCTGTGCCAATAGATGCGGTCACTTGACCTTCAGCTACCCATTCGGCATAGGAGCTGGTTGCTTTAGGAATCCTGAATTCAGTCTCATTTGCAACCACACCACCAATCCCCCTAAACTCTTCTTGCACGATGGTAGTAGTACAAGTACAACCCAGGTTGTGGGCGATATTTACCCCAGTGGCATGTCAGTCAACTTCTGGGGCAAGCACTTGCAGTTCAGCTCTTTTTTTGTCAACTTCTCCAAAACCATCCCCATGAAATCTGGTCTCGATGCCTACAACATGTCATGGACTCCAGGGAAAACTTTTAGCCTTCTCAGTACaatgtccctttctgtcattgcTTGCGACTTGGATGTGTACTTGGTGCATAAAGACCTTGGTAACCGTGAGTTGATTTGCAAGGTATCCTGCCCCAGCATAGAAATTGCGGAGCAAGTTTATAGGCAGGACCGACATGGCCCTGGGTCGTGTTCTTTTACATATTCTGCATTAACAGTCCGCACCCTCGAGTTTCAATTTGTTCCCCACAAGACAAGTAAGATAAAAACACAATCTAGACTCAACATCTTGTGGGATACAATCGACATAACTATTAATATCTTAATCATATGGAGTATCCTCGACCAAACGAGCTGCTCCAGGAGCATGGAGGATAGCAACTATGCATGTGTCAGCCACCACAGCGAATGCACGGTTCCTCTTGCCGATAAAGGTTATATCTGCCGGTGCATCAGTGGTTATGAAGGCAATCCATATATCTCCGGTGGCTGCTCAGCTGTCCATG AGTATAATTCAAGACCACTTAAGGTGAATTGTTCTCGACGGTGTGGAAATATAAGTGTCCCATTTCCTTTTGGCATAGAAGAAGGTTGTTCTGCGAGGAAAACTTTTAAGCTCAACTGCTCAGATACTACACCGCCCGTTCTCTGGCATAATAATGGCTTCGTTGAAGTGACATACATAAATGTCAATGAGGGGCTCCTGGGAATCAAATATGAGTTGAGTGTTGGAGACGAGTCATTTAACATTATGCTACAATCTTCAGAAGCTGATGAACCGAACCTGTATGTCAATCCTCTGGAATCAGCCTCTGTGCAGTGGGCTGTCGCTAATCTTACATGCCAAGAGGCGGAAAAAAACACCTCTGGATATGCGTGCGTTAGTGTCCATAGCTTCTGCCTGGGTGTCATCAGCTCCATGGAAGGTTATGTTGGATACAGGTGTGCATGCTTGCGCGGTTTTGAAGGAAATCCATACATCCCAGATGGTTGTGAAG ATATTGATGAGTGCAAACGGACACCAGGACTTTGCAAAGGGAATTGCCGGAACACTATCGGAAACTACACCTGCACCAAGTGCCCTGATCATACAGAGTATGATATAACAAAAATGCAGTGCACTCCAGTAAGAAAGCAAAATTTCTACTTAG GTATTGTGATTGGGTTAAGCAGTGGCCTTGGCATGCTACTTTTCGGCTTAACTACGATATTTCTCGTTCAAAGATGGAAAAGAGACGTCCAGAAGAAACTAAGAAGGAAGTATTTCCGAAGGAACAATGGCCTTCTCTTGGAACAATTGATATCAGGGGATGAAAATGCGAGCGAGAGGAAAAATATTTTCTCCTTTGAAGAGCTTAAAAGGGCAACAAATAACTTTGATCCTGCACGTATCCTTGGACGTGGAGGGCATGGCACAGTCTACAAAGGGATCTTATCAAACCAGCATGTGATTGAGATCAGCGATTTTATCAATGAGGTTGCAATTCTCTCTCAGATAAATCACCGGAATATCGTGAAACTTTTCGGGTGCTGTCTTGAAACTGAGGTCCCCTTACTAGTGTACGACTTCATTCCCAATGGTTCATTGTTTGAAAGTCTTCATCATGATTCTAGCAACATGGTTTCTTTGACCTGGAATGACTGCCTACGGATCGCATCAGAAGCTGCGGGTGCTCTATGTTATCTCCACTCTGCAGCCTCAATATCAATCTTCCATCGTGATGTGAAGTCCTCTAATATACTCCTAGACACAAACAATGCAGCAAAGGTTTCGGATTTCGGTGCTTCAAGAATTGTCCCCATTGATCAAACTCATGTTGCTACAAATGTTCAGGGCACATTCGGTTATTTTGATCCAGAATACTACCAGACTGGGCAGCTAAATGAGAAGAGTGATGTTTACAGTTTTGGTGTGGTACTCCTAGAACTTCTTATCAGGAAAAAACCTGTTTTTACAGCTGAGTCGGGAATGGACGAGAGCTTGTGTAACTACTTCCTCTTGGAGATCAGGTCGAGGCAACCCAAAGAAATAGTGGCGGCACAAGTTCTTGAAGAAGCGAGCGAGGAGGAGATCAACGGGGTTGCTTCTCTTGCGGAAAAGTGCTTGAGGCTAAAAGGTGAGGAAAGGCCTACAATGAAGGAAGTCGAGACAACATTGCAGCAACTACGAATGAATCGTACAAATTCATCTCAAGTTTATCCAGCCGTTGAGTATGAGATGCAAGGCCACCAGTCCATGGCCATGAACCTAGCCGGGAGAACTTACAATGTAACATCTCAGCGCAGCCAAAACGCATGCTATAGCTTGGAGCAGGAGTTCCTCGCATCCGCTAGCCTGCCCCGCTAG